The segment CGATCGCGTCTCTCGACGGCGGTCGATCGAACCTCCAGCTCAGCCAAACGACCGTGTTCTGAAGCTCTCGTTCAACGAGACGATCCCGTAGATGTCGTGGTAGTAGCAATGAAGGTACCCAGGCATCAACTCTGATGGTTCGTGGTCTCGTGTTCGCCCCGGCCCAGACAGGGTGAACACGTCGAACTTTTCGAGAAACTCGAAGAAAAGGTACTCAAACAACGCTAAGCGTTTCTGTCTCCGCGACACTGAAGAACGACTCTACCGAGGGGTCATCTTACAGGGTCGCTGAACACATACCACCTCAGCGTTCACCCTGCTCTTTGGTGTGCTGCTCGTTCTATGACACCCTCTCTAATGTAGTCAAAAATCTTGACTGCATGTATGTTTGCTCGAACCCCTACTCGAGCAGATTCCCACCAACCCGACAGCCACAGGGACTGGCGGTGTGTTCGGTTGGCCCGCGACTAGTGACCATCACGACGGGCTCACCGCAGTAGGGACACGGTGGGAACGGGCATTCAGATTCACTGTCATCACTCATCACCGACCACCCGAGTTTCCGTAGGCGTCACCAGTAGCGGAATCCCTTGAACCTCGAGCCGAACCGCAACTTCACTACTAGCAGACTCGAGCAGCCGCTCGAGCGCTTCGGGATCGAATTCAGTCCCGAGCTGATAGGCGTCTCGAGCAAGGCCGTGTTCCTCGAGCGTGTCCACGATCTCCATGACGAGCGGTTCAGCCGCTGCACTGGTCATAGAGAGTCACCTCTCTCCACCGAAAAGCAAACACGATTCGTTCGAATTCGATTCATCTGTCGGACGGGATGTTTAAGCCCGCGGAGAAGATATCCAATCATGGCAACCAATCCATTTCCGGGTTGGAAGCCACGTCTCGGGTGCGCACACACCCGGGGCATTTCAACGGAAACGCCCACCTCTGCTATTCTGGCTTCCGTTCGGGCCAACGTGCTGTAGTGTCATATAATTACTGTTTCGGCGTGAAAATTATCTCTCGAGCAGAGACACTCGAGACTGGCCCACCGACAACAGAAGCTAATCCTGTGACTCGAGTTCCGAAACGTCGAGATCGCCCGCTAGGTAGTCCGCTCCGCTCGAGCTGATCGCATAGTAGCCGCCCTCGTCGACTTTCTCGATCAGGCCGTGTTCCTCGAGGATTCCCAACCGCTGGCGAACCGTCGAGTAGCCGATCTCGTGACCGTGGCGGTTGAGGTTTCGATAAAGTGGCTTCGCTGGAAGCTCGAGGTCGTGTTCCGCGAGGAACTCGAGGATGAGCCCGTCTTTCAACGACATCCACTCTGGCCGGGGGCGCATTCGAAGCAGTTGTCCCACCGACGCGCATTAACTTGGTTTGGTTTTGTGATATCATAGTCCATATTGTATCCAAAAATAGCGTAAATCCGCTAGTCTATAAGTGGATGGAATCTGTTGGGTAACTGTACGGAAGCTACTATTCGAACCCATCGCTCACCAGTTCGGAATAGCGGACCGGTGTTGCCGCACCGGTCCGCGAAAAGCTCCCGTAACCACACTACGGAAGCCATGTCAAACGACGATCCACGGGGTAATGAAAGCCCCGACCGGCAGGACGCATCGACCCACGCGACGCGATTGTTTCGCGAGCGCCTCGAGACCGTCGACCACCTCGCGACGATCCTCCTCCGCGAGACCACGCGCTCACAGGCCCTCGAGCATCTCGAGCCGGCCGAACGACGAACAGTCCGCAGGCGGCTCCGCGAGATCCGCGCGGAGACCAACCGAACCCTGCTGCTGGTCGCTGGCCCCGAGGCGACGATCCCGAGCCCCGAGAACGACCCAGAGCCCGACGCCGACGACGCGGAAGGTGAGCCCGATGAGTGACGACCGCGTGGCCGCCCTCACGGAGCGCGTCGACACCCTCGCGTCGGCGCTTGAGGCCGCCACCGATCGGGTCGACGATCTCGAGCGCGAACGCGACCGACTGACGGAGCGAGTCCAGTCCCTCGAAGGCCGACTCGAGACCTGCGAAGGCCGACTCGAGGAGTGTGATGATCGACTCGAGGACTACGATGATCGGCTCGAGAGCTACGACAACCGCCTCGAGACCTGCGCGGACCACCACGAGGCCTGCGCCCCGCACACTACGAGAGTGCCGTCGACGCAGCGCTGAACAAGGCCGGGGCCAACAAAGAACGCATCGCAGAGCTCCAGGCCCGCGAACTCGAGAAGGGCGCACACCTCCGGGCCGAGACCGTCGACGTCCACGAACTCGAGGTCCCCGGCGACCGACTCGAGCGGGTCACCAAAGACGACGACGCGGCCTACTATCGCCTCCCCGAGCACGCCGACCCGCTCGCGGACGGCCACGTCTCGCTGGCCTACGCCGACCTGCTCCCGATCCAGCAACTCGCCAGGATGGACGAAGACATGCGTCGGTCGACGACGAGTTCGCTCCCCTCGAGACTCGCCGCGAAGCTCTGGCGGGCGCGCACCGACGACGCCGTCGGCGACGACCCTTGGGAGCGCGGCTGTAAGTCCGTCGCCGAGTACATCACGGCCAGCGATCTCAGACACTGGATCCGAAGACGGGAGCCCGGCACGAGCGAGGCCTACGCGAAGAAACTCGTCTCCCGGACGATCGACGCGATACTCGAGCTCTCGAAACACCGCCTCGCAGTGCACAGGAAAACCGAGCGAAAGAACGGCCTCGAGTACACCGAACGGCGGCTGGTGCTCCCCGCCGACGCCGACGTTCCCGGTGAGACTCGAGACGACGAGACGACCCCACCGGGGACACCCGGCGTCCACGGCTAGGCCTGTCCACGCCGAGACCGAACCCCTCGAGAGAGACCCAGATCTCAGGTCCCAATCCAGAACGCGGCTGCGGGCGGGTGTTCGCGTGGGTTCGCTAGTCGTGGGTCCGTTCCTCGAGCGGTCGTCGGCGGTTAGACTGAGAGACGCACTCGAGTGCTGTCTCCGTGGACAACAGCTGTCCACTGATGCTTTCGCTCGAGATGAGCCGGTGGACGTTGAGTCAGGGACCAGTACAACGAACGGTTTGCACACTACAGGTGTGCACAAATCGATTCGTTGTTCCGCTGAATAAGGTCTGCGCTGAACCCAGAACGATTCACGACGCTCGATGGTGATTGTGGGAGAACTCGAGACAGTCCTCATCTCTGCCGCCGTATGACTGGCTGTCAAACGGGCTGTAGGATTCAAAGAGTGAGGTTCAGGAGGTCATATGAAACGCAAACTCCTGAGACGAACAGAGGTTGCCGGGCGCGTGTGGCCGGCGCGCAACGAGGGGAACCTGCGTCGAGTGGTGGCAATCACCCCACTAGGAGAACCCATACTCTTAAAGATCAACTTCTAGCTCAGGATCTTTCTGAACAATCTTGGAGTTAGCTTTTGGACCAGTATTTCACAGCAAAAGAGATGATCCCGAGAATACCAGCGAGGGTGCAGCCGGCGTAGACGGGGATGAATTTTACCCCATCCACCAAAAGCGGGTTCCGGGCGAGTGGAAAGAGTGAATGGGCGTCAGTATACAGTATCGAGTCGAGAATTATGTGTGAGTAAACGCCAAGTACACTTCCAGCGAAAATCGTACGATGGGAAACGCTATCAGTCAGTCACCCCCACTCAAGCCACCAGTTGATCGAGTCAGGTAGTGAGGGGACAACAGCAGTAAGTAGGATCACGATGAGGGTTTCGCCAGTAAATGTTGTGGTTAGGATCCCGTGTTGCAGAACGTTCATCGCCGCATTCGCATCCCGGTCTGCTTCAAACCCACACGACGCGCACTCTTTTCTCGTATCTTCTGGTTCGACTTTCCCGACATGAGGTCCGTACAACGCTCTTGTGTAGCGCGTTGTTGATGCGGAGCAGTCCTGCGATTCTGCGGCGAGTACAATAGATCGAGAGCTTACATCTCGTGGCTCTGCCGGACAGATTTTGACTCGAGCCGACGACGGGAAGCTGTATCAACAGTCTCCGCCACAAG is part of the Halostagnicola kamekurae genome and harbors:
- a CDS encoding winged-helix domain-containing protein — protein: MSLKDGLILEFLAEHDLELPAKPLYRNLNRHGHEIGYSTVRQRLGILEEHGLIEKVDEGGYYAISSSGADYLAGDLDVSELESQD